The genomic window AACAAAATTTTAAATTGACAGTTTGCAATTTTGCCTACTGTTAATTGTCAATTGTCAACTTAAATATTAAAATTCTAATATATATAAATTAACTTGTCTGCCGTAAGGCATGATAATTAACTATTAAAAGCCTGTTAATGATTAATTTGAATCTATGAATTACCTTTTATATTTGCCAAAAAAATACGATAAATCTTCATATAAAAAATTGCCATTGATTTTATTCCTGCATGGTGCACATGAAAGAGGCAATGATATTGAAATTGTAAAAAAACATGGACCTCCGAAAGTTGCTGAAGAAATGAAATTGCCGTTTATTATTGTCAGCCCACAATGTCCTTTACATGAACATTGGGAACCAAATGTCTTAGATAATTTATTAAATGAAATAATAAAAAAGTATGCTGTTGATACAAAACGTATCTATTTAACCGGATTGAGCATGGGAGGTTTTGCCACATGGCAAATGGCAATCAGAGATCCTGAAAAATTTACAGCAATAGCTCCAATTTGTGGAGGGGGAAACCCTAATGAAGCATATAAATTAAAAAATTTACCTATATGGAATTTTCATGGAGCTTTAGATACAATCATTCCAATTAAAAATTCGGAAGAAATGGTAGAAGCTGTAAAAAAAGTGGGAGGTAATATAAAATTTACAGTTTATTCCGGAGTCGGACATGATTCATGGACAGAAACTTATAACAATCCTGAACTATATAAATGGTTTTTAAAACACGAAAAATAACATTAAACTTTAATTGATATGATTTTTAAAATACATTTTTACGTAGTATTATTATTCATTACACTACTATCAACCAATT from Bacteroidales bacterium includes these protein-coding regions:
- a CDS encoding dienelactone hydrolase family protein, coding for MNYLLYLPKKYDKSSYKKLPLILFLHGAHERGNDIEIVKKHGPPKVAEEMKLPFIIVSPQCPLHEHWEPNVLDNLLNEIIKKYAVDTKRIYLTGLSMGGFATWQMAIRDPEKFTAIAPICGGGNPNEAYKLKNLPIWNFHGALDTIIPIKNSEEMVEAVKKVGGNIKFTVYSGVGHDSWTETYNNPELYKWFLKHEK